A section of the Nitrospira sp. genome encodes:
- a CDS encoding enoyl-ACP reductase produces the protein MLLEGKKGLIIGVANKHSIAWAIAQAAAREGAQMLFSYQNERLRENVEELVQTLPGASACVCDVGDDSQIDAMMKQAAEKLGRLDFLVHSLAFAPREELTGEFVNTTRQGFATALDVSAYSLVAVTRAAMPLMTEGGSVVTLTYLGSERVVPHYNVMGVAKAALEATVRYLAHDLGPKNIRVNAVSAGPIKTLAARGVSGISKMVDHHRAFAPLRRATEQGEVGDTALFLVSPLGRGITGEVIYVDGGYHILGSLASVD, from the coding sequence ATGTTGTTAGAAGGGAAAAAGGGTCTGATCATCGGTGTGGCCAACAAGCACAGCATCGCCTGGGCGATCGCGCAGGCTGCGGCGCGAGAAGGCGCGCAGATGCTGTTCAGTTATCAGAACGAACGGTTGCGTGAAAACGTCGAAGAGTTGGTGCAGACCCTGCCCGGCGCGTCGGCTTGCGTGTGCGATGTCGGAGACGACAGTCAGATCGATGCGATGATGAAACAGGCCGCTGAGAAGCTGGGGCGGTTGGACTTTCTGGTGCATTCCCTGGCCTTTGCTCCGCGGGAAGAGCTCACCGGAGAATTCGTGAATACCACCCGTCAAGGATTTGCGACGGCCCTGGATGTCAGCGCCTACTCCCTCGTGGCCGTCACGCGGGCGGCGATGCCGCTGATGACGGAAGGCGGATCGGTCGTGACGCTGACCTATCTCGGCAGCGAGCGGGTGGTGCCGCATTACAATGTCATGGGTGTGGCCAAGGCGGCGCTTGAAGCGACGGTCCGGTATCTGGCGCACGATCTGGGGCCGAAGAACATCCGGGTCAATGCCGTCTCCGCCGGGCCGATCAAGACATTGGCGGCGCGTGGCGTGTCCGGTATCAGTAAGATGGTCGATCACCATCGCGCATTCGCTCCGCTACGGCGGGCGACGGAGCAGGGCGAGGTCGGCGATACGGCCTTGTTCCTCGTGAGTCCGTTGGGGCGCGGTATCACCGGAGAGGTGATCTACGTCGATGGGGGGTATCATATTCTGGGGTCATTGGCCTCTGTCGACTAG
- a CDS encoding transporter, with protein MTQAEVGGIGMGVWSSRVIGVVLCLLGIATIGGAAEKTDQGPQSPDRNWQIGFTPSYSTGNFGTSSTSSFLYAPLSLRRLFKDGDITVVVPFVTSTTDGRTTIVGGTATRVDDNPKSGSSGSGSGTNDDGGCSGKGQSGSGKDRVCGLTTRAPGQKVTTSGLGDVIIKGRYYVVEEGDALPLIALTARVKLPTANEQQGLGTGALDYGFGVEMSKMFGEYWIAFLDAGYNIIGDPDGLQFQNQHWYDVGTGYFVTRDLLASVYFEEYRAIVPGFVNARDFFFAMNYTVSSAWRLNSGVTVGVSNGAPDYAFSVGASYRF; from the coding sequence ATGACGCAGGCAGAAGTAGGAGGCATCGGGATGGGTGTGTGGAGCAGTCGAGTGATAGGGGTCGTGTTGTGCCTCCTCGGAATTGCGACCATCGGAGGTGCAGCAGAGAAGACAGATCAAGGCCCCCAGTCGCCCGATCGGAATTGGCAGATAGGATTCACGCCCAGTTATTCCACTGGAAATTTCGGGACCAGTTCGACCAGCAGCTTTTTGTATGCACCGTTATCCTTGCGCCGTCTGTTCAAGGATGGTGATATTACAGTCGTGGTTCCGTTTGTCACCTCGACCACTGATGGTCGGACGACCATCGTCGGCGGGACTGCCACGCGGGTTGATGACAATCCGAAGAGCGGGTCCAGTGGAAGTGGAAGCGGCACGAATGACGATGGCGGGTGCAGCGGAAAGGGACAGTCCGGGTCCGGGAAGGACCGGGTCTGCGGTCTCACGACTCGCGCGCCGGGGCAGAAGGTGACGACATCCGGTCTCGGCGATGTGATCATCAAAGGCCGGTATTATGTTGTTGAGGAAGGGGACGCGCTGCCGCTGATTGCCCTGACGGCACGGGTCAAGCTGCCTACGGCCAATGAGCAACAGGGTTTGGGGACCGGCGCATTGGACTACGGCTTCGGCGTCGAGATGTCCAAGATGTTCGGGGAGTACTGGATTGCATTCTTGGATGCCGGGTACAACATCATCGGCGATCCGGACGGACTCCAATTCCAGAATCAGCATTGGTACGATGTGGGGACGGGATACTTTGTGACCAGGGATCTCCTGGCCAGTGTCTATTTCGAGGAGTACCGCGCCATCGTGCCGGGATTTGTGAATGCGCGCGACTTTTTCTTCGCGATGAACTATACGGTTTCATCCGCATGGCGACTGAACAGCGGCGTGACCGTCGGTGTCTCCAATGGAGCTCCGGACTATGCGTTTTCCGTCGGCGCCAGTTACCGCTTCTGA
- a CDS encoding sigma-70 family RNA polymerase sigma factor: MPVEPHAGGDEARLIARSQTQDHEAFGQLVDRYAGVIVNLAYRMVGNRADAEDLAQDAFLAAFKALPTFRADSKFSTWLYRIAANKCKDWLRAKHPIPVELDGDETVAAQVVENHTPERLLSQQQVARHLDGAIQRLPPLYREAFVLKHVEGLSYEEMQELLGVNADTLKMRVYKGRVQLSRELSEWNNRQSPVSR; the protein is encoded by the coding sequence ATGCCGGTTGAGCCACATGCGGGGGGCGATGAAGCGAGGCTCATTGCCCGAAGTCAGACGCAGGATCACGAAGCCTTCGGGCAACTCGTCGATCGGTATGCCGGGGTGATTGTGAACCTGGCCTACCGGATGGTGGGGAATCGTGCCGATGCAGAGGACCTGGCCCAAGATGCGTTTCTGGCGGCGTTCAAGGCGCTGCCGACGTTTCGAGCCGATTCGAAGTTTTCGACCTGGCTCTATCGGATCGCCGCGAACAAGTGCAAGGACTGGCTACGCGCGAAGCATCCCATTCCGGTCGAGCTTGATGGAGATGAGACGGTGGCGGCTCAAGTGGTCGAGAATCATACGCCGGAGCGGCTCCTGTCTCAGCAGCAGGTGGCGCGGCACTTGGATGGAGCCATCCAGCGTCTTCCTCCGCTGTATCGAGAGGCCTTTGTGTTGAAACATGTCGAAGGGCTGAGTTACGAAGAGATGCAGGAGTTGCTCGGCGTCAATGCCGATACCTTGAAAATGCGGGTCTATAAAGGGCGCGTTCAGTTGAGTCGTGAGTTGTCGGAGTGGAATAACAGGCAGTCCCCGGTGTCGAGGTGA
- a CDS encoding isoamylase early set domain-containing protein: protein MDDQDLLIQRFLDQDLTPDERVQFLEQVDADPRLRREWLNLEMVVAEAGRLPRIAPSKQFTARVLATLDAEPKGSLDRLVALVTAPRTLQWNLGGAMVAASVAILAVAGLLRLVPERIVEVPITGQSAQMVSFEQGQAPTTYVRLVLVQPGAQSVSVAGDFNGWNPSRTSMERSDGGVWTTTIRLKPGRYQYMFVIDGKQWLADPLATEDAGDGFGSQNAVLDVGTTL, encoded by the coding sequence ATGGATGATCAAGACCTGTTGATTCAACGGTTTCTCGATCAGGATCTGACGCCGGACGAGCGCGTCCAGTTTCTTGAACAGGTGGATGCCGATCCGAGATTGCGTCGTGAGTGGTTGAATCTTGAGATGGTGGTTGCGGAGGCCGGGCGCCTCCCGCGGATCGCCCCGTCGAAGCAATTCACGGCCCGCGTGTTAGCGACACTCGATGCCGAGCCGAAGGGGAGCCTCGATCGGCTTGTGGCGCTCGTGACCGCGCCTCGCACGTTGCAATGGAATCTGGGCGGCGCCATGGTGGCGGCCTCTGTGGCGATTCTGGCGGTGGCGGGATTGTTGCGGTTGGTGCCTGAGCGGATCGTTGAGGTGCCGATCACCGGCCAATCGGCGCAAATGGTGTCGTTCGAGCAGGGCCAGGCGCCGACTACCTACGTACGACTGGTGCTTGTGCAGCCGGGGGCGCAGTCCGTCTCGGTCGCCGGTGATTTCAACGGCTGGAACCCGAGCCGCACGAGCATGGAACGGTCGGACGGCGGAGTGTGGACGACGACGATTCGATTGAAGCCGGGGCGGTATCAGTACATGTTCGTCATCGACGGCAAACAATGGCTGGCGGATCCGCTCGCGACCGAAGATGCGGGTGACGGGTTCGGGTCCCAGAATGCGGTGCTGGATGTCGGCACGACCCTCTAG
- a CDS encoding isoamylase early set domain-containing protein → MMRTILSLTVLIWLSACAATHIPELPKSVSGGVRFSVSVPTAESVAIVGSFNGWSPTAHVMTRVGSNGFWSAVVPLSEGEHAFMYLVDGTTWVVPPAAEDFVTDGFGNTNGVVIVP, encoded by the coding sequence GTGATGCGGACCATTCTGAGTCTGACCGTTCTGATCTGGCTCTCAGCTTGTGCGGCGACACACATACCGGAATTGCCCAAGTCTGTCTCAGGCGGAGTGCGGTTTTCGGTGTCGGTGCCGACGGCAGAGTCGGTGGCGATCGTCGGATCATTCAATGGATGGTCGCCTACGGCGCATGTGATGACCCGGGTGGGATCGAACGGATTCTGGTCGGCGGTGGTCCCATTGTCGGAGGGGGAACATGCGTTCATGTATCTGGTCGATGGAACAACGTGGGTGGTGCCTCCGGCAGCGGAAGATTTTGTGACGGACGGTTTCGGGAACACCAACGGTGTGGTGATAGTCCCATAG
- a CDS encoding ABC transporter ATP-binding protein produces MKIEVRGLTKTFGSATAVRGVSFVVNEGELLGLLGPSGSGKTTVLRLIAGLEVPTAGDIFIDGKRVNDLTVQERNIGFVFQHYALFKHLTVFDNIAFGLKIKKWNRRDIEQRVTELLALMSLDGLDGRYPHQLSGGQRQRVAIARALAPRPSVLLMDEPFGAVDAKVRQELREWLIRLHTDLNVTSLFVTHDQEEAMEVSGRIIVFSKGKLEQAGSPADVYEEPATEFVARFIGSMNIVAGVVRRGQVQVGSLEFPAPGFSDGQTLQVGFRPYYVKVAEDPARYRQQAKLRHIYFLGVAYRLEIETPDGLILRSRMNKEEFRRCRFTVGQAVSFAVTHFRILPQEGTSPSPGTEAGIPITGPLTP; encoded by the coding sequence GTGAAGATTGAAGTACGCGGGCTCACGAAGACGTTTGGTTCAGCTACGGCAGTGAGAGGCGTCTCATTCGTTGTCAACGAAGGGGAATTGCTCGGTCTGCTCGGACCCAGCGGCAGCGGAAAAACGACCGTGCTGCGATTGATCGCCGGCCTGGAAGTTCCGACCGCCGGCGACATCTTCATCGACGGCAAACGGGTGAACGACCTCACCGTGCAGGAACGCAACATCGGCTTCGTCTTCCAGCACTACGCTCTGTTCAAACATCTGACCGTCTTCGACAACATCGCCTTCGGGCTCAAAATCAAAAAGTGGAACCGGCGTGACATCGAACAGCGCGTCACGGAACTGCTCGCGCTCATGAGTCTCGATGGACTGGACGGTCGGTATCCGCATCAACTATCCGGCGGCCAACGGCAGCGTGTCGCCATCGCCCGCGCGCTGGCCCCGCGACCGTCGGTGCTGTTGATGGACGAACCGTTCGGGGCCGTCGATGCGAAGGTGCGTCAGGAGTTGCGCGAGTGGCTCATCCGCCTGCACACCGACCTGAACGTCACCAGCCTGTTCGTGACACACGATCAGGAAGAGGCGATGGAAGTGTCCGGGCGTATCATCGTGTTCTCCAAAGGCAAGCTGGAGCAGGCCGGATCTCCCGCTGATGTGTATGAAGAACCCGCCACTGAGTTTGTCGCCCGCTTCATCGGTTCGATGAATATCGTGGCCGGCGTTGTGCGGCGCGGGCAGGTCCAGGTCGGCTCGCTCGAATTCCCTGCCCCCGGCTTTTCCGACGGTCAGACGCTGCAAGTGGGATTTCGGCCCTACTACGTGAAGGTGGCGGAAGATCCAGCGCGGTATCGTCAGCAGGCAAAACTCCGGCACATCTACTTCCTCGGCGTGGCCTACCGGCTCGAAATCGAAACCCCGGACGGACTCATCCTCCGCTCCCGCATGAACAAGGAAGAATTCCGGCGCTGCCGTTTCACCGTGGGGCAAGCCGTCTCCTTCGCCGTCACGCATTTCCGCATTCTTCCCCAGGAAGGCACGAGCCCTTCGCCGGGCACCGAAGCGGGCATTCCCATCACCGGGCCCCTGACGCCGTAA
- a CDS encoding sulfate ABC transporter permease, producing MRWLLIGIVWLYFLVLLVGPILYMASQSFSEGLTAFWTEISRPEAVHGFTLTAEITLIVLVLNVIFGTMTAMVLARQRFWGRSLVSGVIDLPFAVSPVIAGFMLILLFGPDTVLGTIFGQAQIKVLFALPAMILATLFVTFPFMVRELTPLLQTLGTEEEEAARTLGAGEWQVFLKVTLPALRWGLVYGATLTVARAIGEFGAVLVVSGNILLLTQTATLHIYQSYVDFNYVAANAVALTLLAVSFAILTVLEIAKARAETTIAEAGAQ from the coding sequence ATGCGTTGGTTGTTGATCGGGATCGTCTGGCTCTATTTTCTGGTTCTGCTGGTCGGACCGATCCTCTATATGGCGAGCCAGAGCTTCAGCGAGGGGCTGACGGCATTCTGGACCGAGATCTCGAGGCCGGAAGCGGTGCACGGCTTCACCCTCACGGCAGAAATCACCCTGATCGTGTTGGTGCTGAACGTGATCTTCGGCACCATGACGGCGATGGTGCTAGCGAGGCAGAGGTTTTGGGGCCGCAGCCTGGTGAGCGGCGTCATCGACCTGCCGTTTGCGGTGTCCCCCGTCATCGCGGGCTTCATGCTCATATTGCTGTTCGGCCCGGACACCGTACTGGGCACGATTTTCGGACAAGCACAGATCAAGGTGTTGTTTGCCCTGCCGGCCATGATTCTCGCGACCCTGTTCGTCACCTTTCCATTTATGGTGCGTGAGCTGACGCCCTTGCTGCAAACACTCGGCACCGAAGAAGAGGAAGCGGCAAGAACGTTGGGGGCCGGTGAATGGCAGGTGTTTCTCAAGGTCACCCTACCGGCTCTCCGATGGGGCCTGGTCTATGGAGCGACTCTCACCGTGGCGCGGGCAATCGGCGAATTCGGAGCCGTCCTCGTGGTGTCGGGGAATATTTTGTTGCTCACGCAGACCGCCACGTTGCACATTTATCAAAGTTACGTCGATTTCAATTATGTGGCGGCAAACGCCGTCGCATTGACCCTGTTGGCCGTCTCCTTTGCGATCCTGACCGTGCTGGAAATCGCCAAGGCGCGGGCGGAAACGACCATCGCGGAAGCGGGAGCGCAGTAA
- the cysT gene encoding sulfate ABC transporter permease subunit CysT — translation MTAHLLLSLALRSAAVGYVLVLIFLPLAALAHQSFAAGWDRFIQDLSAPQAAAALWLTVETAAIATAINALFGTLSALVLVRYEFPGRWLLNALVDLPFAIPTLVAGLMIAAIYGPTSLLGTWLQQGGMAVLYNQPGIILAMVFVTMPFTIRSLQPVLMGLERDQEEAAFTLGASPWITFWKVTVPSILPGLLTGVFLTFVRALGEFGSIVIVAGNIPMKTQVASVYVYGEIESYNPQAATSVSVLILLISFLVLLLLERLTRRPGERLPRLFQGTRQKDRRDSESAVPTVAI, via the coding sequence ATGACCGCTCATCTCTTGCTCAGCCTGGCCTTACGATCTGCCGCAGTCGGCTATGTGCTCGTGCTGATTTTCTTGCCCCTCGCGGCGCTGGCACATCAATCGTTCGCGGCCGGATGGGACCGATTCATCCAGGATCTGTCGGCTCCCCAAGCTGCGGCGGCGCTGTGGCTCACCGTGGAAACCGCCGCCATTGCGACCGCCATCAATGCCCTGTTCGGCACCTTGTCGGCACTGGTGCTGGTGCGCTACGAATTCCCCGGCCGGTGGCTCCTCAACGCGCTCGTTGATTTGCCCTTTGCCATCCCAACCTTGGTGGCTGGATTGATGATCGCCGCGATCTATGGACCGACCAGTCTGCTGGGTACCTGGCTTCAACAGGGCGGGATGGCGGTGCTCTACAACCAGCCCGGCATCATCCTGGCCATGGTGTTTGTGACCATGCCGTTTACCATCCGCTCCCTGCAGCCGGTGTTGATGGGACTGGAACGCGATCAGGAGGAAGCAGCCTTCACGTTGGGAGCCAGCCCCTGGATCACCTTCTGGAAGGTCACGGTCCCGTCGATCCTGCCCGGTCTACTCACCGGCGTCTTCCTCACCTTCGTGCGGGCGCTCGGCGAATTCGGATCCATCGTGATCGTGGCGGGCAATATTCCGATGAAGACGCAAGTCGCATCCGTCTATGTCTATGGGGAGATCGAGAGCTACAACCCCCAGGCGGCCACCTCCGTCTCGGTCTTGATTCTACTGATCTCCTTTCTGGTTCTCTTGCTGTTGGAACGGTTGACCCGTCGTCCCGGAGAACGGTTGCCAAGATTGTTTCAAGGGACCCGGCAGAAAGATCGTCGCGACTCCGAGTCAGCGGTGCCGACCGTGGCCATCTGA
- a CDS encoding sulfate ABC transporter substrate-binding protein encodes MTRQTRTIFGLALGALLTAFILTTAPVQAAETRDLILAAYSVPKEAYERHIIPAFQRHWKQKTGQDVLVRSSYGASGAQARAIIGGFDADVAVLSLEGDVDQIVKAGLITHDWRKAPDGGMISASVVVLGVRKGNPKGIKGWDDAARPGVEVLYPNPKTSGGAMWDVIAIYGAGLKLAEQRAGGKPVAPDAAASQAVDLLTRVQRNVKVMDKSGRESVTTFERGVGDVIVTYENELLPRVKSGRPYEIIVPAETVWIENPAAVVDTYVDRHKARDLAEAFVAFLHGPEAQAAFVELGFRPLDKNAGTPAAALPQPARLFTIADLGGWDQVSNKLFGAQGLWTKIVEDVTKK; translated from the coding sequence ATGACTCGTCAGACACGTACCATTTTTGGCCTTGCACTAGGCGCCTTATTGACCGCGTTCATACTGACAACTGCGCCCGTGCAGGCCGCCGAAACCCGCGATCTCATCCTGGCCGCCTACAGCGTGCCGAAAGAAGCCTACGAACGGCACATCATCCCCGCCTTTCAACGACATTGGAAACAAAAAACCGGGCAGGACGTGCTCGTACGCAGTTCCTACGGAGCCTCCGGCGCCCAGGCTCGCGCCATCATCGGGGGATTCGATGCGGATGTCGCCGTCTTATCGTTGGAAGGTGATGTCGATCAGATCGTCAAGGCCGGATTGATCACCCATGATTGGCGAAAGGCGCCCGACGGGGGCATGATCTCCGCGTCGGTCGTGGTCCTCGGTGTCCGCAAGGGCAATCCCAAAGGCATCAAGGGATGGGACGATGCCGCGCGCCCCGGCGTGGAAGTGCTCTACCCGAATCCCAAGACATCCGGCGGCGCGATGTGGGATGTGATCGCGATTTATGGCGCCGGCCTGAAACTGGCGGAGCAGCGCGCAGGCGGGAAGCCGGTCGCCCCGGATGCGGCGGCCTCGCAGGCCGTGGACCTCCTGACTCGCGTCCAACGGAACGTCAAGGTGATGGACAAGAGCGGCCGGGAATCGGTGACCACGTTCGAGCGCGGCGTCGGCGATGTCATCGTGACTTACGAAAACGAATTGCTGCCGCGTGTGAAGAGCGGACGGCCTTATGAAATCATCGTGCCGGCCGAAACCGTCTGGATCGAAAACCCGGCGGCGGTCGTCGACACCTATGTCGACCGCCACAAGGCCAGGGATCTCGCAGAAGCGTTCGTCGCATTTCTCCACGGACCGGAAGCGCAGGCTGCCTTCGTTGAATTGGGATTTCGCCCGTTGGACAAGAATGCCGGCACCCCTGCCGCCGCGCTCCCGCAACCGGCGCGCCTCTTCACGATTGCAGATCTGGGCGGCTGGGATCAGGTGAGCAACAAGCTGTTCGGCGCGCAAGGCCTCTGGACGAAGATCGTCGAAGACGTGACAAAGAAATAG
- a CDS encoding Rrf2 family transcriptional regulator has protein sequence MKFSKKSEYGLRALLELCETYGGRVLQRHEIAERQNIPVEFLEQILLALKRAGLLASRRGVRGGYSLIKSPEEITLGQVIRILDGPLAPISCVSKTAYQKCADCPYAAKPSCPLQQAMGEVRDAIANILDHYTLSRFAHSK, from the coding sequence ATGAAGTTCTCCAAAAAAAGTGAATATGGCCTCCGGGCACTGCTCGAATTGTGCGAGACCTATGGCGGGCGTGTCCTCCAACGCCATGAAATTGCAGAACGGCAGAATATCCCGGTGGAATTCCTGGAACAGATTCTCCTCGCGTTGAAACGCGCCGGCCTGCTGGCCAGTCGGCGAGGAGTCCGGGGCGGCTATTCCCTTATCAAATCGCCGGAAGAAATCACGCTGGGCCAGGTCATCCGTATCCTGGATGGACCCCTCGCCCCGATCAGCTGCGTCAGCAAGACCGCCTACCAAAAGTGCGCGGACTGTCCCTACGCAGCCAAACCCTCGTGCCCGCTCCAACAGGCCATGGGTGAAGTCCGGGATGCCATTGCCAACATTCTCGACCATTACACGCTCAGTCGATTCGCCCATTCGAAATAG
- a CDS encoding glycine--tRNA ligase subunit alpha — protein sequence MNFQDLILTLHRFWADRGCVVHQPYDLEMGAGTFHPATFLRSLGPEPWRAAYPQACRRPTDGRYGENPNRMQHYYQYQVVLKPAPDNIQGLYLESLKQLGIDPKKHDIRFVQDDWESPTLGAWGLGWEVRLDGMEITQFTYFQEIGGIPLNPITGEITYGTERIAMYLQQVDNVYDLAWTDGVSYGDVHHRSEVEFSRYNFEEGEVPMLMATFQAFEGECQRLLDKKLTLPAYDYCIKTSHMFNLLDARGAISVTERTSYIARVRALARRCAESYLADREAMGHPLIKQSAGTGKRAGAHSPVPTK from the coding sequence GTGAATTTCCAAGACCTCATTTTGACCTTGCATCGTTTTTGGGCGGACCGTGGCTGTGTCGTGCATCAACCCTATGACTTGGAAATGGGCGCGGGGACCTTCCATCCGGCCACATTTCTGCGTTCCCTCGGTCCGGAGCCCTGGCGCGCCGCCTATCCGCAAGCCTGCCGCCGACCGACCGACGGCCGGTACGGCGAAAATCCCAACCGCATGCAGCACTACTACCAGTATCAGGTGGTGCTGAAACCGGCGCCCGACAATATCCAGGGCCTCTACCTGGAGAGCCTCAAGCAGCTGGGCATCGACCCGAAGAAACACGACATCCGGTTTGTGCAGGACGATTGGGAGTCGCCCACGCTCGGCGCCTGGGGGTTGGGGTGGGAAGTCCGGCTCGACGGCATGGAGATTACCCAGTTCACCTACTTCCAGGAAATCGGCGGGATTCCGCTGAATCCCATCACGGGCGAAATCACCTATGGCACCGAACGTATTGCGATGTATTTGCAGCAGGTCGATAACGTGTATGACCTGGCCTGGACCGACGGTGTGAGCTACGGCGATGTGCATCACCGTAGCGAGGTCGAGTTTTCCCGCTACAACTTCGAGGAGGGAGAGGTGCCCATGCTGATGGCCACCTTCCAGGCGTTCGAGGGCGAGTGCCAGCGGCTGCTGGACAAGAAGCTGACGTTGCCGGCCTACGACTACTGCATCAAGACCTCGCACATGTTCAATTTGCTCGATGCCCGCGGGGCGATCAGCGTCACCGAACGGACCTCCTATATCGCCCGTGTGCGGGCGCTGGCCCGTCGTTGCGCCGAGTCCTACCTGGCCGATCGCGAAGCGATGGGACATCCCTTGATCAAGCAATCGGCTGGGACCGGCAAGCGCGCCGGCGCTCATTCACCCGTTCCAACCAAATAA